The following are from one region of the Vitis riparia cultivar Riparia Gloire de Montpellier isolate 1030 chromosome 9, EGFV_Vit.rip_1.0, whole genome shotgun sequence genome:
- the LOC117922255 gene encoding broad specificity amino-acid racemase RacX isoform X1, translated as MFDGSMAMSFHSLKYPSHMMGNVHKHRVLHRTMKNPILAVPPSSTLLQTDESGNLPESKNSSGSDAASTNSDSASLFINQATTVGIIGGVSVDSTLNFLKKLVQWSSKDGGDSLPFVLCSDPVLNKQLLSHERSHFPLLSTKRESSRMDHTPIVGNLQSKRAFLERSGVQCIVMPCHISHSWHDEISRGCSVPFLHMGECVARELKNAKLKPLEAGSPLRIGVLATNATLTAGFYQEKLQREGFEVVLPDKATMEHTVIPAIEALNRKDMEGARNLLRIALQVLLVRAVNTVILASDHMHDLLPRDDPLLKKCVDPMDALARSTIHWAQSVEKVKRNKDEF; from the exons ATGTTTGATGGAAGCATGGCAATGTCTTTCCACTCATTGAAATACCCATCACATATGATGGGCAATGTACATAAGCATAGAGTCCTCCATagaacaatgaaaaatccaattCTAGCGGTACCCCCATCTTCCACTCTCTTACAAACTGATGAGAGTGGCAATTTGCCTGAATCAAAGAATAGTTCTGGTTCAGATGCAGCTTCAACAAACAGTGATTCTGCTAGTTtgttcatcaatcaagcaacaaCTGTTGGTATTATTGGAGGGGTATCGGTTGATTCAACTCTAAATTTCTTGAAGAAACTAGTTCAATGGAGCTCGAAAGATGGAGGAGATAGTCTTCCTTTTGTTCTGTGTTCTGATCCAGTGTTAAACAAGCAACTTTTATCCCATGAAAGAAGTCATTTTCCTCTACTGAGTACTAAAAGAGAAAGTAGCAGAATGGATCATACACCAATCGTGGGGAATCTGCAAAGTAAGAGGGCTTTTCTTGAGCGTTCAGGAGTTCAATGCATAGTAATGCCTTGCCATATTTCACATTCTTGGCATGATGAGATTTCTAGGGGATGTTCTGTTCCTTTCCTTCATATGGGTGAGTGTGTTGCTAGGGAGCTCAAGAATGCAAAGTTGAAGCCACTTGAAGCTGGGAGTCCTTTACGGATTGGGGTTCTTGCCACAAATGCAACTTTGACAGCGGGATTTTATCAGGAGAAACTCCAGAGAGAG GGGTTTGAGGTTGTTCTTCCAGATAAAGCAACAATGGAACACACTGTAATTCCTGCAATCGAAGCTTTAAACCGAAAGGACATGGAAGGGGCTAGGAATCTGCTAAGAATTGCACTGCAAGTTCTTCTGGTGAGGGCTGTGAACACTGTCATCCTTGCCTCTGATCACATGCATGATCTTTTGCCTCGGGATGATCCTCTCCTTAAGAAATGTGTTGATCCAATGGATGCTTTGGCCAGATCAACCATTCACTGGGCTCAGTCTGTTGAAAAAG TAAAGAGAAATAAAGATGAATTCTAA
- the LOC117922255 gene encoding broad specificity amino-acid racemase RacX isoform X2: MFDGSMAMSFHSLKYPSHMMGNVHKHRVLHRTMKNPILAVPPSSTLLQTDESGNLPESKNSSGSDAASTNSDSASLFINQATTVGIIGGVSVDSTLNFLKKLVQWSSKDGGDSLPFVLCSDPVLNKQLLSHERSHFPLLSTKRESSRMDHTPIVGNLQSKRAFLERSGVQCIVMPCHISHSWHDEISRGCSVPFLHMGECVARELKNAKLKPLEAGSPLRIGVLATNATLTAGFYQEKLQREGFEVVLPDKATMEHTVIPAIEALNRKDMEGARNLLRIALQVLLVRAVNTVILASDHMHDLLPRDDPLLKKCVDPMDALARSTIHWAQSVEKGLDC, encoded by the exons ATGTTTGATGGAAGCATGGCAATGTCTTTCCACTCATTGAAATACCCATCACATATGATGGGCAATGTACATAAGCATAGAGTCCTCCATagaacaatgaaaaatccaattCTAGCGGTACCCCCATCTTCCACTCTCTTACAAACTGATGAGAGTGGCAATTTGCCTGAATCAAAGAATAGTTCTGGTTCAGATGCAGCTTCAACAAACAGTGATTCTGCTAGTTtgttcatcaatcaagcaacaaCTGTTGGTATTATTGGAGGGGTATCGGTTGATTCAACTCTAAATTTCTTGAAGAAACTAGTTCAATGGAGCTCGAAAGATGGAGGAGATAGTCTTCCTTTTGTTCTGTGTTCTGATCCAGTGTTAAACAAGCAACTTTTATCCCATGAAAGAAGTCATTTTCCTCTACTGAGTACTAAAAGAGAAAGTAGCAGAATGGATCATACACCAATCGTGGGGAATCTGCAAAGTAAGAGGGCTTTTCTTGAGCGTTCAGGAGTTCAATGCATAGTAATGCCTTGCCATATTTCACATTCTTGGCATGATGAGATTTCTAGGGGATGTTCTGTTCCTTTCCTTCATATGGGTGAGTGTGTTGCTAGGGAGCTCAAGAATGCAAAGTTGAAGCCACTTGAAGCTGGGAGTCCTTTACGGATTGGGGTTCTTGCCACAAATGCAACTTTGACAGCGGGATTTTATCAGGAGAAACTCCAGAGAGAG GGGTTTGAGGTTGTTCTTCCAGATAAAGCAACAATGGAACACACTGTAATTCCTGCAATCGAAGCTTTAAACCGAAAGGACATGGAAGGGGCTAGGAATCTGCTAAGAATTGCACTGCAAGTTCTTCTGGTGAGGGCTGTGAACACTGTCATCCTTGCCTCTGATCACATGCATGATCTTTTGCCTCGGGATGATCCTCTCCTTAAGAAATGTGTTGATCCAATGGATGCTTTGGCCAGATCAACCATTCACTGGGCTCAGTCTGTTGAAAAAG GTTTGGATTGTTAA
- the LOC117922628 gene encoding uncharacterized protein LOC117922628 has product MGSIPRAPTAMASLPSHLCKVSTKRSIQKFQGMASSKKWASSISSIASLIYFILIIFQIPLFRVPCRTGICTTPIELTSSQLIASEIFPAVVVKTLLYPGAIANAIIKNASIPSYNNLLNDYNLINVKEAPVTTDLQYLEVLAGSYFSVAGAFLGLLKYGRVSLFGMLIIIWGLVKEAILRKPANTSPLKSVYMYPAMSIAVVCAFSSIRRDVRRLMRSCRARRAAKPPWSSSKSKRK; this is encoded by the exons ATGGGGTCTATACCACGTGCACCAACTGCCATGGCTTCTCTCCCGTCCCATTTGTGCAAGGTCTCTACCAAAAGGAGCATTCAAAAATTTCAGGGAATGGCTTCTTCAAAGAAATGGGCAAGCTCCATTTCTTCCATTGCTTCGCTCATTTATttcatcctcatcatctttCAAATTCCTCTTTTCAG GGTCCCCTGCAGAACTGGAATATGTACAACACCAATAGAACTGACATCCTCTCAGTTGATTGCAAGCGAGATCTTCCCTGCAGTTGTTGTTAAGACCCTCCTGTATCCTGGAGCCATTGCAAATGCCATAATCAAGAACGCGTCAATCCCAAGCTATAATAACTTGCTCAATGACTATAACTTAATCAATGTGAAAGAAGCCCCTGTGACAACTGATCTCCAGTACCTAGAG GTTCTTGCAGGAAGCTACTTCTCTGTAGCAGGAGCCTTTTTGGGTCTGTTGAAGTATGGTAGAGTAAGTCTATTTGGGATGCTTATAATCATATGGGGCCTTGTCAAGGAAGCGATTCTCAGAAAGCCTGCAAATACAAGTCCCTTGAAATCTGTTTACATGTACCCAGCAATGTCAATTGCTGTGGTTTGCGCCTTCTCCTCAATAAGAAGGGATGTAAGGAGGCTGATGCGAAGTTGCAGAGCTCGGCGTGCTGCAAAACCTCCATGGAGCTCTTCAAAATCCAAGAGAAAATGA
- the LOC117921476 gene encoding F-box/kelch-repeat protein At5g15710-like, whose translation MWSNLPFDLLANIFSFLPADSLALASSVCKHWHTCVTAYPATAAGARNPPWFVALPVRNRGHTCYTHNPIIDTWHGLFLGFLPHAIRPVASIGGLVLLRSTTSTTLQLAICNLFTKRYWSLPMLNIARTNPAMGVVFGLDESPDVRFSSFRVYVAGGMSEAPSGGAAYEPTLEMYDSWHDRWDIMGRMPVEFAVRLTVWSPNESVYSGGVLYWMTSARAYSVMGLDIGSNSWRELSVPMAERLEFAALVRWNGRPTLVGGTCNEGACIWELGEGDTWGLVEKIPIELGMRLLGVKGSWESTKCVGSDGALCLYRDLGSGMVVWREVEKGRWEWLWVEGCCSVGGKQVQNIPIKGLLLHPNLATSGFPDK comes from the coding sequence ATGTGGAGCAACCTCCCCTTCGACCTCCTAGCAAACATCTTCTCCTTCCTTCCGGCGGACTCCTTGGCACTTGCTAGCTCAGTCTGCAAGCACTGGCACACATGCGTCACTGCTTACCCGGCCACGGCCGCTGGGGCTCGCAATCCGCCGTGGTTCGTGGCCTTGCCTGTGCGGAACCGTGGTCACACTTGCTACACGCATAACCCAATTATTGATACTTGGCATGGGCTTTTTCTAGGCTTCCTTCCTCATGCTATTCGCCCGGTTGCCTCCATTGGAGGGCTTGTTTTATTAAGGTCCACTACTTCTACTACTCTTCAGTTAGCGATTTGCAATTTGTTCACCAAGCGATATTGGAGCCTCCCAATGTTGAACATTGCCCGGACCAACCCGGCGATGGGCGTTGTTTTCGGGTTGGACGAGAGCCCAGATGTCCGATTTTCGAGCTTTAGGGTGTATGTGGCTGGTGGGATGTCGGAGGCGCCAAGTGGGGGTGCGGCGTACGAACCGACATTGGAAATGTACGACTCGTGGCACGACAGATGGGATATCATGGGCAGAATGCCGGTGGAGTTTGCGGTGAGGCTCACAGTGTGGAGTCCCAATGAGAGCGTGTACTCAGGCGGGGTCCTATATTGGATGACCTCCGCCCGGGCATATAGTGTGATGGGGCTCGACATTGGGTCGAACAGCTGGCGGGAGCTGAGCGTGCCGATGGCGGAGCGGCTAGAATTTGCGGCACTAGTGCGGTGGAACGGCAGGCCGACGCTAGTGGGTGGCACGTGCAACGAAGGCGCATGCATATGGGAGCTTGGCGAGGGGGATACATGGGGGTTGGTTGAAAAGATCCCAATTGAACTAGGCATGAGATTATTAGGGGTTAAGGGAAGTTGGGAAAGTACTAAATGCGTGGGAAGTGATGGGGCCTTGTGCTTGTACAGGGACTTAGGGTCAGGAATGGTAGTTTGGAGGGAGGTAGAGAAGGGTAGATGGGAATGGCTCTGGGTTGAAGGGTGCTGCTCGGTAGGAGGAAAACAAGTCCAAAATATCCCAATTAAGGGACTGCTTCTTCACCCAAATCTTGCTACCTCAGGCTTTCCAGATAAATGA